The genomic segment CCCAAGATAGCTATAAGTGGAAAAGGAGGTGTGGGGAAAAGCACTCTTGCGGCCCTACTGGCCTACATATACGCTCGCAAAGGCTTTAAGGTTATAGCAGTGGACGCCGACCCGGATGGGAACCTGGCTGTGGCTTTGGGTTTCCCCCAGGAAGTTGTGGCTAAGCTAACCCCCATAGCCAGGATGGAAGATCTCATTGAAGAGCGCACTGGTGCCAGGCCCGGTTCCTATGGCGTTTTCTTCAAGATGAACCCCAAAGTGGATGATATCCCCGACAGGTTTGCGGTAGAACATCGGGGAATTAAACTTCTGGTCATGGGCACCATTGAAAAAGGCGGCTCAGGGTGTGTATGTCCGGAGAGTGTGCTCCTAAAGAACCTGGTGGCTCATCTCCTCCTTCAGCGCCAGGAAGTTCTCATCATGGATATGGAAGCCGGGGTTGAGCATTTGGGGCGAGCTACCGCCAGAGCTGTTGATGCTTTCATCATCGTAGTTGAGCCAGGCCTCCGCAGCCTTCAGACCGCTCATGCCGTCCGGAAGCTTGCTGCTGACATAGGCGTGGAAAGGGTCTTTGTGGTGGGAAATAAAATCAAGGGTGAGGAAGATAAGGAGTTCCTCAAGGCCCATCTCCCGGGCTTCCCCTTCCTGGGATTTCTATCCTACAGTCCCCTGGCTCTGGAGGCTGATAAACTCGGGAGGCCTGTTTTTGAACTGGATGCGAACTTGGTTAAGGAAGCTGAAGAAATCGTAAAAAATCTGGAGGAGAACTTCCATGCAAGCGAAAATTAAACTGAAAACTATTCCTCCAATCCCTGAAGACCCCCTTCTGCATGCTAACCTTCTCTCGGAAACCATTGGAGGGGGCACCAATGCCATCGCTGCCCTCTCAAATGGGCGTCTCTCGGTGAGCATATCGCCCTGGGGTGAATTAACCCATCTCAGATGGCCTTCCCTCTCATGCTGCGATCATCTCCGCTACTTCACCGCCTATAAAGTCTTTAGTTTAATGGACCTTGCGGGTTTGCTTCGCGAAGAGGTTGCCCGGCCCTCTGAAGTTCGTTGGGGAGAAGAAGCCCCTTGCGAGGAGTGGAAAATCTACGGCAGGCCACTGGAGCCTTATCCGGAGCTGGGTTCCAGAGCTGGCGTCCTCACCCCCGGAGCTAACAGGCCTTTCTGGCTTAACGATCCAGTCTGGAGTTCACGGCGCAACTATGCCAGCGAGGACTCAGCGATCCTTATCACAACCCTTTCAGGCCCCGCTAACCTGGAGATAATGGATTGGATCGACCCGGAATGGGACCTG from the Anaerolineae bacterium genome contains:
- a CDS encoding carbon monoxide dehydrogenase accessory protein CooC, translating into MPKIAISGKGGVGKSTLAALLAYIYARKGFKVIAVDADPDGNLAVALGFPQEVVAKLTPIARMEDLIEERTGARPGSYGVFFKMNPKVDDIPDRFAVEHRGIKLLVMGTIEKGGSGCVCPESVLLKNLVAHLLLQRQEVLIMDMEAGVEHLGRATARAVDAFIIVVEPGLRSLQTAHAVRKLAADIGVERVFVVGNKIKGEEDKEFLKAHLPGFPFLGFLSYSPLALEADKLGRPVFELDANLVKEAEEIVKNLEENFHASEN